One window from the genome of Blastopirellula retiformator encodes:
- a CDS encoding EF-hand domain-containing protein, whose protein sequence is MAGERGVRLWLDPALPDEAIELFVSVEGESAVVARREAYRWLFDFLDVDGNGVLEGAEAHSLPTPFGLRQVSAGRLMTAVGAPPASMNQDQDGQLNPDELIAYYEQADCGGCVVTYGADPGAKSLNAAIRERLALRQEGLRGSPTLADRFLALHKLDANNDELISPGELLSSARYPGTNAARLLLPQDQTGESSTDSARRWKIRFVDGNPTLGDSSSAWLESRRSSVRIHLAAGKHAGSLAKLEQLLTQLGQLQSARFAGGVPIDQLEGVPNESELRSFLRLIDANHDGRATVEEGKQWSNVYKRLAVLQPVIAILDLGSSLFPLLDQNHDGSLSNAELRQGPEVLEQAKLIVDGEIAWDRLPRQYRIIVANGLPQSLLDHAPVEAPAWFQAMDRNGDGLVSSGEFLADEAQFRRLDQNGDGYVSPDEL, encoded by the coding sequence TTGGCAGGAGAACGCGGCGTTCGTCTCTGGCTCGACCCTGCTCTGCCGGACGAGGCGATCGAGCTGTTTGTCTCGGTCGAGGGGGAGTCGGCCGTCGTCGCACGCCGGGAAGCGTACCGTTGGTTGTTCGACTTTTTGGACGTCGATGGCAACGGCGTGCTCGAAGGAGCGGAGGCTCATTCGCTACCGACGCCGTTCGGGCTGCGGCAAGTATCGGCTGGACGTCTGATGACGGCCGTCGGGGCTCCGCCCGCTTCGATGAATCAAGACCAGGACGGCCAGCTTAACCCCGACGAATTGATCGCCTACTACGAGCAAGCCGATTGTGGCGGATGCGTCGTCACGTATGGCGCCGACCCCGGCGCCAAGTCCTTGAACGCCGCGATCCGCGAGCGACTTGCCTTGCGGCAGGAAGGGCTGCGCGGCTCGCCGACGCTTGCCGACCGGTTTCTCGCGCTGCACAAACTGGATGCCAACAACGACGAGTTGATCAGTCCTGGGGAATTGCTCAGTAGCGCTCGCTATCCCGGGACCAACGCGGCTCGGTTGCTGTTGCCGCAAGATCAAACAGGCGAAAGCTCCACCGACTCCGCGCGGCGCTGGAAGATCCGTTTTGTTGATGGAAATCCGACGCTAGGAGATTCCTCGAGCGCTTGGCTCGAGTCGCGGCGAAGCTCGGTTCGGATTCATTTGGCCGCCGGCAAACACGCCGGATCGCTGGCGAAGCTAGAGCAGTTGTTGACGCAGCTCGGGCAGTTGCAGTCGGCCCGATTCGCCGGCGGCGTTCCGATCGATCAACTCGAAGGCGTTCCCAACGAATCGGAACTGCGGAGCTTTTTGCGTTTGATCGACGCCAATCATGATGGTCGAGCGACGGTGGAGGAAGGCAAACAGTGGTCGAACGTCTATAAGCGTCTGGCCGTGCTCCAGCCGGTGATCGCCATCCTTGATCTCGGTTCGAGTCTCTTTCCGCTGCTTGACCAGAATCACGACGGCTCGCTATCGAACGCCGAATTGCGCCAAGGCCCCGAAGTCCTGGAGCAGGCGAAGCTGATTGTCGATGGCGAGATCGCCTGGGATCGGCTCCCGCGACAGTATCGTATTATTGTCGCCAATGGTCTGCCACAGTCGCTGCTCGATCACGCTCCTGTCGAGGCCCCAGCTTGGTTTCAGGCGATGGATCGCAACGGGGACGGCCTAGTGTCGAGCGGCGAGTTTCTCGCGGATGAGGCGCAG